The following proteins are encoded in a genomic region of Poecilia reticulata strain Guanapo linkage group LG11, Guppy_female_1.0+MT, whole genome shotgun sequence:
- the necap1 gene encoding adaptin ear-binding coat-associated protein 1 — protein MTHDHGPPTSSTRDKMAAEGEYESILCVKPDVNVXRIPPRASNRAYRAADWKLDAPDWSGRMRITARGTVAFIKLEDKVSGELFAQAPVKEYPGVAVETVSDSSRYFVLRIQDDSGRSAFIGVGFGDRGDAFDFNVALQDHFKWVKQESEISKSNQLGDSGPKLDLGFKEGQTITLNIGQGKKRDKPRPQGSAGVGLLPPPPGGKIAPPPSSGSSNHNTVPQTAGTATSCLLELDSSNSNTVVQSNQSSDLLWGDFSAPASSVPPPSTTQSSTNWIQF, from the exons ATGACTCACGACCACGGTCCTCCCACATCAAGTACTCGGGATAAGATGGCGGCCGAGGGAGAGTACGAGTCGATCCTGTGCGTTAAACCAGATGTCAACGTTTWCCGCATCCCGCCTCGTGCTTCGAACCGCGCGTACAG GGCTGCTGACTGGAAGCTAGACGCTCCGGACTGGTCCGGTCGAATGAGAATAACGGCCAGAGGAACAGTAGCATTCATCAAACTAGAAGACAAGGTCTCAG GGGAACTGTTTGCCCAGGCACCTGTGAAGGAATACCCCGGCGTCGCTGTGGAAACCGTCAGCGATTCCAGCCGATATTTTGTTCTGAGGATACAGGATGACAGCG GCCGCAGCGCTTTCATAGGAGTTGGCTTTGGGGACCGAGGAGACGCTTTTGATTTCAACGTCGCTCTGCAGGATCATTTCAA GTGGGTGAAACAGGAGAGTGAAATCAGTAAAAGCAACCAGCTCGGGGATTCAGGACCAAAACTGGATTTGGGTTTTAAGGAGGGACAGACAATCACACTGAATATAGGA CAGGGTAAAAAGAGGGATAAGCCCCGTCCACAAGGCTCAGCGGGGGTTGGACTCCTGCCACCACCACCTGGAGGGAAGATAGCTCCGCCTCCTTCGTCTGGCTCTTCTAACCACAACACAGTTCCCCAGACAGCCGGCACAGCAACAA GCTGCCTCTTGGAGTTGGACAGCAGTAACTCCAACACAGTGGTTCAGTCCAATCAGAGCTCAGATCTACTCTGGGGGGACTTTTCAGCTCCAGCGAG TTCTGTTCCTCCTCCATCAACGACTCAAAGCTCCACAAACTGGATCCAGTTTTGA